Proteins encoded together in one Streptomyces sp. TLI_171 window:
- a CDS encoding ATP-binding protein: MTERHTAGQPARRRGRLRVYLGAAPGVGKTYRMLDEAHRRRQRGTDVVVGWLETHSRPRTAELLDGLEQLPRTVRQYRGAEFPELDLDALLARRPELALVDELAHTNVPGGRHAKRWQDVEELLAAGIDVITTVNIQHLESLNDVVQKITGVPQRETVPDEVVRCADQIELVDMAPQALRRRLAHGNVYRAEKVDAALANYFRVGNLTALRELALLWLAGRVDEGLRDYRAVHNIDRVWETRERVVVALTGGPEGATLIRRAARIADRTAGGELLAVHVSRSDGLAGASPGRLAEQRGLVESLGGSYHVVVGDDIPEALLAFARARDATQLVLGTSRRGRVNRFLTGPGIGETTVGRSADIDVHMVTHAFTGRGRLPALGRRHSRRRTLLGFAAGVAVPSLLTVALSQSHTALNLTTDALIFQLGVVAVALLGGALSALLASLVASLLLNYYFIPPVHTFTIGEANNFIALAVFAAVALCVSTVVDHAGRQTARAARATAEAETLSTLAGSVLRGADAVPALLERTRTAFGLDSAALLDRATGEPVARTDATSTSGAGPETTELAVGEDALLLLTGRRLSDTDHRVLVAFGAHLAAALERDRLATAAAEVEPIRAADRMRTALLAAVSHDLRTPLAAALASVGSLRSPEVEFSDEDRAELLALADESLLRLTRLVDNLLDLSRLQAGALTLHLRPTHLDEVLPAALDSLADPDAPVQPLGLDTAPPVLADPPLLERVLANVITNACRHNAPGAPVLVTASAHADRVEIRVVDRGPGIPPADRDRIFLPFQRLGDTDNTTGVGLGLALSRGLAEAMGGTLDVEDTPGGGTTMLLTLPAAGAPGGAA, encoded by the coding sequence GTGACGGAGCGTCACACCGCCGGCCAACCCGCTCGTCGCCGGGGCCGGCTGAGGGTCTACCTCGGCGCGGCCCCCGGCGTCGGCAAGACCTACCGGATGCTGGACGAGGCGCACCGCCGCCGGCAGCGCGGCACCGACGTGGTGGTCGGCTGGCTGGAGACCCACAGCCGGCCGCGCACCGCCGAGCTGCTCGACGGGCTGGAGCAACTCCCGCGCACCGTACGGCAGTACCGCGGCGCCGAGTTCCCGGAACTGGACCTGGACGCGCTGCTGGCCCGCCGCCCCGAACTCGCCCTGGTCGACGAGCTCGCCCACACCAACGTGCCCGGCGGCCGGCACGCCAAGCGCTGGCAGGACGTCGAGGAACTGCTCGCGGCGGGCATCGACGTCATCACCACCGTCAACATCCAGCACCTGGAGTCGCTGAACGACGTCGTCCAGAAGATCACCGGCGTTCCGCAGCGCGAGACCGTCCCCGACGAGGTGGTGCGCTGCGCCGACCAGATCGAGCTGGTCGACATGGCCCCGCAGGCGCTGCGCCGCCGCCTGGCCCACGGCAACGTGTACCGGGCGGAGAAGGTCGACGCCGCGCTCGCCAACTACTTCCGGGTCGGCAACCTGACCGCGCTGCGCGAACTCGCCCTGCTGTGGCTGGCCGGCCGGGTCGACGAGGGACTGCGCGACTACCGGGCCGTGCACAACATCGACCGGGTCTGGGAGACCCGCGAACGCGTCGTGGTCGCGCTCACCGGCGGCCCCGAGGGCGCCACCCTGATCCGCCGCGCCGCCCGGATCGCGGACCGCACCGCGGGCGGCGAACTGCTGGCCGTGCACGTCAGCCGCAGCGACGGCCTGGCCGGGGCCTCGCCCGGTCGACTCGCCGAGCAGCGCGGCCTGGTGGAGTCCCTCGGCGGGAGCTACCACGTGGTGGTCGGCGACGACATCCCGGAGGCGCTGCTGGCCTTCGCCCGGGCCCGGGACGCCACCCAGCTGGTCCTCGGCACCAGCCGGCGCGGCCGGGTCAACCGCTTCCTCACCGGACCCGGCATCGGCGAGACCACCGTCGGCCGGTCCGCGGACATCGACGTCCACATGGTCACCCACGCGTTCACCGGCCGCGGCCGGCTGCCCGCGCTGGGCCGCCGGCACTCCCGGCGGCGCACCCTGCTCGGGTTCGCCGCCGGAGTCGCGGTGCCCTCGCTGCTGACCGTCGCACTCTCCCAGTCGCACACCGCGCTGAACCTCACCACCGACGCGCTGATCTTCCAACTCGGCGTGGTCGCCGTGGCGTTGCTCGGCGGCGCGCTGTCCGCGCTGCTGGCCTCCCTGGTCGCCTCGCTGCTGCTGAACTACTACTTCATCCCGCCGGTGCACACCTTCACCATCGGCGAGGCCAACAACTTCATCGCGCTCGCCGTGTTCGCCGCCGTCGCGCTCTGCGTCTCCACCGTCGTCGACCACGCGGGCCGGCAGACCGCCCGGGCCGCCCGCGCCACCGCCGAGGCCGAGACCCTCTCCACCCTGGCCGGCTCCGTGCTGCGCGGCGCCGACGCCGTCCCGGCCCTGCTGGAACGCACCCGCACCGCGTTCGGCCTGGACTCCGCCGCCCTGCTGGACCGGGCGACCGGCGAGCCGGTCGCGAGGACCGACGCAACGTCAACGAGCGGCGCCGGCCCGGAGACCACCGAGCTGGCCGTCGGGGAGGACGCGCTGCTGCTGCTCACCGGGCGCCGGCTGTCCGACACCGACCACCGGGTGCTCGTCGCGTTCGGCGCGCACCTCGCCGCCGCGCTGGAACGCGACCGGCTGGCCACCGCCGCCGCCGAGGTCGAACCGATCCGCGCCGCCGACCGGATGCGCACCGCGCTGCTCGCCGCCGTCAGCCACGACCTGCGCACCCCGCTGGCCGCCGCCCTCGCCTCGGTCGGCTCGCTGCGCAGCCCCGAGGTCGAGTTCTCCGACGAGGACCGGGCCGAACTGCTGGCCCTCGCCGACGAGTCCCTGCTCAGGCTCACCCGGCTGGTCGACAACCTGCTCGACCTGAGCCGGCTGCAGGCCGGAGCCCTCACCCTGCACCTGCGGCCCACCCACCTGGACGAGGTCCTGCCCGCCGCCCTCGACTCGCTGGCCGACCCCGACGCCCCCGTCCAGCCGCTCGGCCTGGACACCGCCCCGCCGGTGCTCGCCGACCCGCCGCTGCTGGAACGCGTCCTCGCCAACGTGATCACCAACGCCTGCCGGCACAACGCACCCGGCGCGCCCGTCCTGGTCACCGCCTCCGCGCACGCCGACCGGGTCGAGATCCGGGTCGTCGACCGCGGCCCCGGCATCCCGCCCGCCGACCGGGACCGGATCTTCCTGCCGTTCCAGCGCCTCGGCGACACCGACAACACCACCGGCGTCGGCCTCGGGCTCGCGCTCTCCCGCGGCCTCGCCGAGGCGATGGGCGGCACCCTCGACGTCGAGGACACGCCCGGCGGCGGCACCACCATGCTGCTCACCCTGCCCGCGGCCGGGGCGCCCGGGGGAGCCGCCTGA
- the kdpB gene encoding potassium-transporting ATPase subunit KdpB, with amino-acid sequence MSTSTLEPAPAQQAPHRASGGLLDPKLIATSLPDAVKKLDPRVMVKNPVMFVVEVGSVVTTVAAIADPSVFAWAITAWLWLTTVFANLAEAVAEGRGKAQADTLRKTKTEAVARRLVDWPAGDTEEEVAGTALRLGDHVVVEAGQVIPGDGDVVEGVASVDESAITGESAPVIRESGGDRSAVTGGTKVLSDRIVVKIGSEPGKTFIDRMIALVEGAARQKTPNEIALNILLASLTVVFLIAVVTLQPMATYAGAPQSTIVLVALIVALIPTTIGALLSAIGIAGMDRLVQRNVLAMSGRAVEAAGDVNTLLLDKTGTITLGNRQAAEFRPAPGVPVEELADAAQLSSLADETPEGRSIVVLAKTAYGLRARAQGELAHAVWVPFTAQTRMSGVDVDGRQVRKGAAGSVAGWVAEHGGSVGAEVTELVDGISGAGGTPLVVAEREGGGAARVLGVIHLKDVVKEGMRERFDELRRMGIKTVMITGDNPLTARAIAQEAGVDDFLAEATPEDKMALIKKEQEGGKLVAMTGDGTNDAPALAQADVGVAMNTGTMAAKEAGNMVDLDSNPTKLIEIVEIGKQLLITRGALTTFSIANDVAKYFAIIPAMFAGVYPGLRHLNIMGLHSPTSAITSAIVFNALVIVGLIPLALRGVKYRPSDASSLLARNIGIYGLGGLVVPFVGIKLIDLIVQFIPGLS; translated from the coding sequence ATGTCCACCAGCACGCTTGAACCCGCGCCCGCCCAGCAGGCGCCGCACCGGGCCTCCGGTGGCCTGCTCGATCCGAAGCTGATCGCCACGTCCCTGCCGGACGCGGTGAAGAAGCTCGACCCCCGGGTGATGGTGAAGAACCCGGTGATGTTCGTGGTCGAGGTCGGCTCGGTGGTCACCACCGTCGCCGCGATCGCCGACCCGTCCGTCTTCGCCTGGGCGATCACCGCGTGGCTCTGGCTGACCACCGTGTTCGCCAACCTGGCCGAGGCCGTCGCCGAAGGGCGCGGCAAGGCGCAGGCCGACACCCTGCGCAAGACCAAGACCGAGGCGGTCGCCCGAAGGCTCGTCGACTGGCCCGCGGGTGACACCGAGGAGGAGGTCGCGGGCACGGCGCTGCGGCTCGGCGACCACGTGGTGGTCGAGGCCGGTCAGGTGATCCCCGGCGACGGTGACGTGGTGGAGGGCGTGGCCAGCGTCGACGAGTCGGCGATCACCGGCGAGTCCGCTCCGGTGATCCGCGAGTCCGGCGGCGACCGGTCCGCGGTCACCGGCGGCACCAAGGTGCTGTCCGACCGGATCGTGGTGAAGATCGGCTCGGAGCCGGGCAAGACCTTCATCGACCGGATGATCGCCCTGGTGGAGGGCGCGGCCCGGCAGAAGACGCCGAACGAGATCGCGCTGAACATCCTGCTGGCCTCGCTGACCGTCGTGTTCCTGATCGCCGTGGTGACGCTCCAGCCGATGGCGACCTACGCGGGCGCCCCGCAGTCGACGATCGTGCTGGTGGCGCTGATCGTGGCGCTGATCCCGACCACCATCGGCGCGCTGCTCTCGGCGATCGGCATCGCGGGCATGGACCGGCTGGTGCAGCGCAACGTGCTCGCCATGTCCGGCCGGGCCGTCGAGGCCGCCGGCGACGTCAACACGCTGCTGCTGGACAAGACCGGCACCATCACCCTCGGCAACCGGCAGGCCGCCGAGTTCCGCCCCGCACCGGGCGTTCCCGTCGAGGAGCTGGCGGACGCCGCGCAGCTGTCCTCGCTCGCGGACGAGACCCCGGAGGGCCGCTCGATCGTGGTCCTCGCCAAGACGGCGTACGGCCTGCGGGCCCGCGCCCAGGGCGAGTTGGCGCACGCCGTCTGGGTGCCGTTCACCGCGCAGACCCGGATGTCCGGCGTCGACGTGGACGGCCGCCAGGTCCGCAAGGGCGCGGCCGGGTCGGTCGCCGGCTGGGTGGCCGAGCACGGCGGCAGCGTCGGCGCGGAGGTGACGGAGCTGGTCGACGGGATCTCCGGCGCCGGCGGCACGCCGCTGGTGGTGGCGGAGCGCGAGGGCGGGGGAGCGGCCCGGGTCCTCGGGGTGATCCACCTCAAGGACGTGGTGAAGGAGGGCATGCGCGAGCGCTTCGACGAGCTGCGCCGGATGGGCATCAAGACCGTGATGATCACCGGCGACAACCCGCTGACGGCCCGGGCGATCGCGCAGGAGGCGGGCGTGGACGACTTCCTCGCCGAGGCCACTCCCGAGGACAAGATGGCGCTGATCAAGAAGGAGCAGGAGGGCGGCAAGCTGGTCGCGATGACCGGCGACGGCACCAACGACGCCCCGGCGCTCGCGCAGGCCGACGTCGGCGTGGCGATGAACACCGGCACCATGGCGGCCAAGGAGGCCGGCAACATGGTGGACCTGGACTCCAACCCCACCAAGCTGATCGAGATCGTCGAGATCGGCAAGCAACTGCTGATCACCCGGGGCGCGTTGACGACCTTCTCGATCGCCAACGACGTGGCCAAGTACTTCGCGATCATCCCGGCGATGTTCGCGGGCGTGTACCCGGGCCTGCGCCACCTCAACATCATGGGCCTGCACAGCCCGACCTCCGCGATCACCTCGGCGATCGTCTTCAACGCCCTGGTCATCGTCGGCCTGATCCCGCTCGCCCTGCGCGGCGTCAAGTACCGCCCGTCCGACGCGAGTTCGCTGCTGGCCCGGAACATCGGGATCTACGGACTTGGTGGCCTGGTGGTCCCGTTCGTCGGCATCAAACTCATCGACCTGATCGTCCAGTTCATCCCCGGCCTGAGCTGA
- a CDS encoding NAD-dependent protein deacetylase: MEGMTAHDDGISAVADLLAGGGVVVLSGAGLSTESGIPDYRGPDGIRRNRAPMTYQEFVAGEPARRRYWARSHAGRGVIAGARPNAGHLAVARLREAGRVSAVITQNVDGLHRAAGTPDAVELHGGLDRVVCLTCAASSSRAALDVRLAALNPAFHDAGSRINPDGDVELPDDLVDSFTVADCTACGGILKPDVVFFGESVPKPRVELCYRLVDESRALLVLGSSLAVMSGLRFVRHAAKTGKPVAIVTRGATRGDDLATVRLDRPLGETLTTLAARTAA; this comes from the coding sequence ATGGAAGGCATGACTGCGCACGACGACGGAATCTCCGCGGTGGCCGACCTGCTCGCGGGCGGGGGCGTCGTGGTGCTGAGCGGGGCCGGGCTGTCGACCGAGTCGGGGATCCCGGACTACCGGGGGCCGGACGGGATCCGGCGGAACCGGGCGCCGATGACGTACCAGGAGTTCGTCGCGGGGGAGCCCGCCCGCCGCCGTTACTGGGCGCGCAGCCACGCCGGTCGCGGCGTGATCGCCGGCGCCCGTCCGAACGCGGGCCACCTCGCGGTGGCGCGGCTGCGCGAGGCCGGCCGGGTCTCGGCGGTGATCACCCAGAACGTGGATGGCCTGCACCGCGCCGCCGGCACGCCGGACGCCGTCGAACTGCACGGCGGACTGGACCGCGTCGTCTGCCTGACCTGCGCCGCGTCCAGCAGCCGCGCCGCGCTCGACGTCCGCCTCGCCGCCCTGAACCCGGCCTTCCACGACGCCGGCTCCCGGATCAACCCGGACGGCGACGTCGAGCTCCCCGACGACCTGGTCGACTCCTTCACCGTCGCCGACTGCACCGCCTGCGGCGGCATCCTCAAGCCCGACGTCGTGTTCTTCGGCGAGAGCGTCCCCAAGCCCCGGGTGGAACTCTGCTACCGCCTGGTCGACGAGAGCCGCGCCCTCCTGGTCCTCGGCTCCTCCCTCGCGGTGATGTCCGGCCTGCGGTTCGTCCGCCACGCCGCGAAGACCGGCAAGCCGGTGGCCATCGTCACCCGCGGCGCCACCCGCGGCGACGACCTCGCCACCGTCCGCCTGGACCGCCCCCTCGGCGAGACCCTCACCACCCTGGCCGCCCGGACCGCCGCCTAG
- the kdpC gene encoding potassium-transporting ATPase subunit KdpC has product MPTFLRTHLTALRMLLVMTVILGIAYPLLVTGVGQLAFTSEANGSIVKTGGKEVGSSLLGQGFDLPKANADDPSQPDPKWFQPRPSAGGHDPAASGASNLGPNSGGLLKAVEERRAAVAAFDGVDPASVPADALTASGSGLDPHISVAYAEEQAGRVARERGLPVGTVNQLIEKHTDGRSLGFLGQPGVNVVTLNQAVAELR; this is encoded by the coding sequence ATGCCCACTTTTCTCCGTACCCACCTCACCGCGCTGCGGATGCTGCTGGTGATGACCGTGATCCTCGGCATCGCCTACCCGCTGCTGGTCACCGGAGTCGGCCAACTCGCTTTCACCTCCGAGGCGAACGGCTCGATCGTGAAGACCGGCGGCAAGGAGGTCGGCTCCAGCCTGCTCGGCCAGGGCTTCGACCTGCCGAAGGCCAACGCCGACGACCCGTCGCAGCCCGACCCGAAGTGGTTCCAGCCCCGGCCCTCCGCCGGCGGCCATGACCCGGCCGCCTCCGGCGCGTCCAACCTGGGCCCGAACAGCGGGGGACTGCTGAAGGCCGTCGAGGAACGCCGCGCCGCCGTCGCCGCCTTCGACGGCGTGGACCCGGCGAGCGTCCCCGCCGACGCGCTGACCGCCTCCGGCTCCGGTCTCGACCCGCACATCTCGGTCGCCTACGCCGAGGAGCAGGCGGGCCGGGTGGCCAGGGAGCGAGGCCTTCCGGTCGGCACGGTGAACCAGCTGATCGAGAAGCACACCGACGGTCGCTCGCTGGGCTTCCTCGGCCAGCCCGGCGTCAACGTGGTCACGCTCAACCAGGCCGTGGCAGAGCTGAGGTGA
- the kdpF gene encoding K(+)-transporting ATPase subunit F, translated as MTAENVVGLIVAAALVGYLVLALIHPEKF; from the coding sequence GTGACCGCCGAGAACGTCGTTGGTCTCATCGTCGCCGCCGCGCTGGTCGGGTACCTCGTCCTCGCGCTGATCCACCCGGAGAAGTTCTGA
- a CDS encoding phosphatase PAP2 family protein: MAGRNVVTDLSAVDLAVYTAVAATPTPTLDEGLRRLSTAANHSKLSIAVACGLALAPGLPRRAAVVGLGSVAVASAAANLLGKSLARRPRPDRVAGRVPEARHVPMPESASFPSGHTASAFAFATGVSALLPWAAAPLGLLALSVGYSRVHTGVHYPGDVIAGALLGTVAGSIVAGVDTHWPGRPGGR, translated from the coding sequence GTGGCCGGGCGGAACGTGGTGACGGACCTGTCGGCGGTGGACCTGGCCGTCTACACGGCGGTCGCCGCGACGCCGACGCCGACCCTGGACGAGGGGCTGCGCCGGCTGTCGACGGCCGCGAACCACTCGAAGCTGTCCATCGCGGTGGCCTGCGGCCTGGCCCTCGCCCCCGGGCTGCCGCGCCGCGCGGCGGTGGTGGGGCTCGGTTCGGTGGCGGTGGCCTCGGCGGCGGCGAACCTGCTGGGCAAGTCGCTGGCCCGCCGACCGCGGCCGGACCGGGTCGCGGGCCGGGTCCCGGAGGCCCGGCACGTCCCGATGCCGGAGTCCGCGTCCTTCCCGTCCGGGCACACCGCCTCGGCCTTCGCCTTCGCCACCGGCGTCTCCGCCCTGCTGCCCTGGGCGGCCGCCCCGCTCGGCCTGCTGGCCCTCTCGGTCGGGTACTCCCGGGTCCACACGGGCGTCCACTACCCGGGGGACGTGATCGCGGGCGCCCTGCTGGGCACGGTCGCGGGCAGCATCGTCGCGGGCGTGGACACCCACTGGCCGGGCCGGCCGGGCGGCCGCTGA
- a CDS encoding universal stress protein: MPQRMRVVVGVSGSLGSLAALHRAVAEARRSGGEVLALHTWEPPSGEFGHRRSPCPPLLAAVREAATACLADAMTEAFGGADPGVPLAARTVRGRTAPVLLAAAGRPTDLLVLGPSGSWLHRGLRGSVGTQCLRRAGCPVLVVPRPELALDLRGLSARRVDAELRELVEGRR; the protein is encoded by the coding sequence ATGCCCCAGCGGATGCGTGTCGTGGTCGGGGTGAGCGGCTCGCTCGGCAGCCTCGCTGCCCTGCACCGCGCCGTCGCCGAAGCCCGGCGGTCGGGCGGCGAGGTGCTGGCCCTGCACACCTGGGAGCCGCCCAGCGGCGAGTTCGGCCACCGCCGCTCGCCCTGCCCGCCGCTGCTGGCCGCCGTCCGCGAAGCCGCCACCGCCTGCCTCGCCGACGCGATGACCGAAGCGTTCGGCGGCGCCGACCCGGGCGTCCCGCTGGCCGCCCGCACCGTGCGCGGCCGCACCGCCCCGGTCCTGCTCGCCGCCGCCGGCCGGCCCACCGACCTGCTGGTGCTCGGCCCCTCCGGCTCCTGGCTGCACCGTGGCCTGCGCGGCTCCGTCGGCACGCAGTGCCTGCGCCGGGCCGGCTGCCCGGTGCTGGTCGTCCCGCGACCGGAACTCGCCCTGGATCTGCGCGGGTTGAGTGCGCGTCGGGTCGACGCGGAGCTGCGCGAACTGGTTGAGGGCCGCCGGTGA
- a CDS encoding diacylglycerol kinase family protein translates to MGEAVRAKWLARASIGCGLAAVLMLAAGAGLRGALVVAVGLVTLVLMGVGGWWALSRRGPVRWLGAALAVAAPSGAVVLYVGGGTWPWVLGVVALWAVGLSLARAALRAGQRVRPMAEREVDPPRKPVLIMNPRSGGGKVEKFDLAAKARELGAEVVLLDPTDHQDVTELAERAVADGADLLGVAGGDGTQAQVAQVAARHGLPFLVVSAGTRNHFALDLGLDRTDPARCLDALTDGVELRVDLGEVAGRAFVNNVSFGTYAEIVQHPDYRDAKAATTLALLPDLLVGYGGAQLAAEVGGQRLERPQAVLVSNNPYDAGDLTDPGRRSRLDRGWLGVLGVKVDGAAQAADLALRGTSAEAVTTLMGREVLVTADAESIPVAVDGEALELDVPVRCVIHPAALRVRVPRDRPGTVAPVPALKWSRLARLAADGGAK, encoded by the coding sequence ATGGGAGAGGCGGTGCGGGCGAAGTGGTTGGCGCGGGCGTCGATCGGGTGCGGGCTGGCGGCCGTGCTGATGCTGGCGGCGGGAGCCGGGCTGCGCGGGGCACTGGTGGTGGCCGTCGGACTGGTGACGCTGGTGCTGATGGGCGTCGGCGGGTGGTGGGCGCTGTCCCGGCGGGGGCCGGTGCGCTGGCTGGGGGCGGCGCTGGCGGTGGCCGCGCCGAGCGGTGCGGTGGTGCTGTACGTGGGCGGCGGGACGTGGCCGTGGGTGCTGGGCGTGGTGGCGCTGTGGGCGGTCGGCCTGTCGCTGGCCCGGGCGGCGCTGCGGGCCGGGCAGCGGGTCCGGCCGATGGCGGAGCGCGAGGTGGACCCGCCGCGCAAGCCGGTGCTGATCATGAATCCGAGGTCGGGCGGCGGGAAGGTGGAGAAGTTCGACCTGGCCGCGAAGGCCCGTGAGCTGGGCGCCGAGGTGGTGCTGCTGGATCCGACGGACCATCAGGACGTCACCGAGCTGGCCGAACGCGCGGTCGCGGACGGCGCGGACCTGCTGGGCGTGGCGGGGGGTGACGGCACCCAGGCGCAGGTGGCGCAGGTCGCCGCCCGGCACGGGCTGCCGTTCCTGGTGGTCTCGGCCGGGACCCGCAACCACTTCGCGCTGGACCTGGGCCTGGACCGCACCGATCCGGCCCGCTGCCTGGACGCGCTGACCGACGGCGTCGAACTCCGGGTGGACCTGGGCGAGGTCGCGGGCCGGGCGTTCGTCAACAACGTCTCCTTCGGCACGTACGCGGAGATCGTCCAGCACCCCGACTACCGCGACGCCAAGGCCGCCACCACGCTCGCCCTGCTGCCGGACCTGCTGGTCGGCTACGGCGGGGCGCAGCTGGCGGCGGAGGTCGGCGGGCAGCGGCTGGAGCGGCCGCAGGCGGTGCTGGTCAGCAACAATCCGTATGACGCGGGGGACTTGACGGACCCCGGGCGGCGTTCGCGGCTGGACCGCGGATGGCTCGGGGTGCTGGGAGTGAAGGTGGACGGTGCGGCGCAGGCGGCTGACCTGGCGCTGCGGGGTACGAGTGCGGAGGCGGTGACGACGCTGATGGGCCGTGAAGTGCTGGTGACGGCTGATGCGGAGAGCATTCCGGTGGCGGTGGACGGCGAGGCGCTGGAGCTGGACGTGCCGGTGCGCTGCGTGATCCACCCGGCGGCGCTGCGGGTGCGGGTGCCGCGGGACCGGCCGGGCACGGTCGCGCCGGTGCCCGCGCTGAAGTGGAGCCGGCTGGCCCGGCTGGCCGCCGACGGGGGTGCGAAGTGA
- the kdpA gene encoding potassium-transporting ATPase subunit KdpA: MGSTLAGWLQALALVGALALCYRPLGDYVAGLLTSARHLRIERGLYKVVGVDGDADQRWPVYLRSVLAFSALSVLFLYGLVRLQTHLLLSLGVPEMAAHQAWNTAISFTTNTNWQSYSGEAAMGHLVQMAGLAVQNFVSAAVGIAIVAALIRGFTRNRTDRVGNFWVDLTRISLRLLLPLSVVFALVLVANGVVQNFHGFHQVTTLTGGQQSIPGGPVASQEAIKLLGTNGGGFYNANSAHPFENPTGFSNLLEVFLLLVIAFSLPRTFGRMVGDHRQGYAIVAVMGLFWVASATLITFFEAGHGGSALQAAGAAMEGKEQRFGIAGSSLFAASTTLTSTGAVNSFHDSFTPLGGGLTIFNMMLGEIAPGGTGSGLYGMLILAVVAVFVAGLMVGRTPEYLGKKLGGREMKFASLYILTTPTIVLIGAGTAIALPGERAGMLNSGPHGFSEVLYAFTSAANNNGSAFAGITVNTTWYDTALGLAMVFGRFLPMVFVLALAGSLARQQPVPASAGTLPTHKPLFVGLLSGVVLIVVGLTYFPALALGPIAEGLH; encoded by the coding sequence ATGGGCTCCACTCTTGCCGGGTGGCTGCAGGCGCTCGCCCTGGTCGGCGCACTGGCCCTCTGCTACCGCCCGCTCGGCGACTACGTCGCCGGGCTGCTCACCTCCGCCAGGCACCTGAGAATCGAGCGCGGCCTCTACAAGGTCGTCGGGGTGGACGGGGACGCCGACCAGCGGTGGCCGGTGTACCTGCGGTCGGTGCTGGCGTTCTCCGCGCTCTCGGTGCTGTTCCTGTACGGGCTGGTCCGGCTGCAGACGCACCTGCTGCTGTCGCTGGGCGTGCCGGAGATGGCGGCGCACCAGGCCTGGAACACCGCGATCTCGTTCACCACCAACACCAACTGGCAGTCGTACAGCGGCGAGGCCGCGATGGGCCACCTGGTGCAGATGGCGGGCCTCGCGGTGCAGAACTTCGTCTCGGCGGCGGTCGGCATCGCGATCGTGGCGGCGCTGATCCGCGGGTTCACCCGCAACCGCACGGACCGGGTCGGCAACTTCTGGGTGGACCTGACCCGGATCTCGCTGCGCCTGCTGCTGCCGCTGTCCGTCGTCTTCGCGCTGGTGCTGGTCGCCAACGGGGTGGTGCAGAACTTCCACGGCTTCCACCAGGTGACCACGCTGACGGGCGGTCAGCAGTCGATACCGGGCGGGCCGGTGGCGTCGCAGGAGGCGATCAAGCTGCTGGGCACCAACGGCGGCGGCTTCTACAACGCCAACTCGGCCCACCCGTTCGAGAATCCGACCGGCTTCAGCAACCTGCTGGAGGTGTTCCTGCTGCTGGTGATCGCGTTCTCGCTGCCGCGCACCTTCGGCCGGATGGTCGGCGACCACCGCCAGGGCTACGCGATCGTCGCGGTGATGGGCCTGTTCTGGGTGGCGTCGGCGACGCTGATCACCTTCTTCGAGGCCGGGCACGGCGGCAGCGCGCTGCAGGCGGCCGGGGCGGCGATGGAGGGCAAGGAGCAGCGCTTCGGGATCGCGGGGTCGAGCCTGTTCGCGGCGTCGACCACGCTGACCTCGACCGGCGCGGTGAACTCCTTCCACGACTCGTTCACGCCGCTCGGCGGCGGTCTGACGATCTTCAACATGATGCTCGGCGAGATCGCGCCCGGCGGTACCGGCTCCGGCCTGTACGGCATGCTGATCCTGGCGGTCGTCGCGGTGTTCGTGGCGGGCCTGATGGTCGGCCGGACCCCGGAGTACCTGGGCAAGAAGCTCGGCGGCCGGGAGATGAAGTTCGCCTCGCTGTACATCCTGACCACGCCGACGATCGTGCTGATCGGCGCGGGCACGGCGATCGCCCTGCCCGGTGAGCGGGCGGGGATGCTGAACTCCGGCCCGCACGGGTTCTCCGAGGTGCTGTACGCGTTCACCTCCGCGGCGAACAACAACGGTTCGGCGTTCGCGGGCATCACGGTGAACACCACCTGGTACGACACCGCGCTGGGTCTGGCGATGGTGTTCGGACGGTTCCTGCCGATGGTGTTCGTGCTGGCGCTGGCGGGTTCGCTGGCCAGGCAGCAGCCGGTGCCGGCGAGCGCGGGCACCCTGCCCACGCACAAGCCGCTGTTCGTCGGACTGCTCTCCGGTGTGGTGCTGATCGTCGTCGGCCTCACCTACTTCCCGGCCCTGGCCCTCGGGCCGATCGCAGAAGGTCTCCACTGA
- a CDS encoding universal stress protein yields the protein MERTVEFRVVVGVDGSPASLAALRRAVAVAAARDAVLVPLLAGRPAGRAARRLLDAALRAAVDGWPGGVLVRPAVVPGPAGPALVAAVSGPADLLVLGAPGRPRRPHRHGDRAARYCRAHAPCSVLTVAAPPAEAALTANSAYLQPS from the coding sequence ATGGAACGCACCGTGGAGTTCCGGGTGGTGGTCGGCGTGGACGGCTCGCCGGCGAGTCTGGCGGCGCTGCGCCGGGCCGTCGCGGTGGCGGCGGCCCGCGACGCGGTGCTGGTGCCGCTGCTGGCGGGGCGGCCGGCCGGCCGTGCGGCCCGTCGGCTGCTGGACGCGGCGCTGCGGGCGGCGGTGGACGGCTGGCCGGGCGGGGTGCTGGTCCGTCCGGCGGTGGTTCCGGGGCCGGCCGGGCCGGCGCTGGTCGCGGCGGTGTCCGGCCCGGCCGACCTGCTGGTGCTGGGCGCGCCGGGGCGTCCGCGCCGCCCGCACCGGCACGGCGACCGCGCCGCCCGGTACTGCCGGGCTCACGCGCCCTGCTCGGTGCTGACCGTCGCCGCACCGCCCGCCGAGGCAGCACTGACCGCCAACTCGGCTTATCTGCAACCGAGTTGA